The Streptococcus oralis region TTGATGCAGCTAAAGTTCGCTCAGATTTAATCGCTACCCTAGAAAAAATTGAAAGAGAGACAATCGACGACATCAACAAAGATGCCACTATCACTGATAAGGAAGCAGCAATCAAGGCGGCTAAAGAAGTGATTGGCAAGGACGCTATCTTGAAAGCCATCGAAGAGGGTGAGCTAGACGCCTCAGACTTGTTAGCAGACTTCTTGGCAGAGGATAGTGATCAGGTAAGCCCAGCTGAATCGAAGACTCAATCACAGCTTTCAAGCCAAGACCAAGCTAAACTGGCTACAGCGGACAAGGAAGCAGCTGAGGAAGCCAAGAAAGAGGAAGAAGCTAAGCAAGCTGCGGAAGACAAAGCTCACAGCGAATTACTTTCAACTCTTGAAGGCATCGAAAAATCAACCATCGATGATATCAACAAGGATGCCACTATCACTGATAAGGAAGCAGCCATCAAGGCAGCTAAAGAAGTGATTGGCAAGGATGCTATCTTGAAAGCTATCGAAGATGGAGATATCGAAGCGTCCGACTTACTGGCAGATTTCTTGGCAGAAGACAGCGATCAGGTAACACGAGCCGAAGCAAAAACTCAATCTCAACTTTCAAGCCAAGACCAATCTAAACTCGCTACAGCCGACAAGGAAGCAGCGGAAGAAGCAGCAAAAGTTCGAACAGAATTGCTTTCAACGCTTGAAGGTATTGAAAAATCGACCATCGACGACATCAACAAAGACGCCTCTATTACTGATAAGGAAGCAGCCATTAAGGCAGCTAAAGAAGTGATTGGCAAGGATGCTATCTTGAAAGCCATCGAAGAGGGTGAGCTAGACGCCTCAGACTTGCTAGCTGACTTCTTGGCAGAAGAGAGCGATCAGGTAACCCCAGCTGAAGCGAAGACTCAATCTCAACTTTCTAGCCAAGACCAAGCTACACTCGCTGCAGCGGACAAGGAAGCAGCCGAGGAAGCTAAGAAAGAGGAAGAAGCTAAGAAGGCAGAGGAAGCTAGGAAGGCAGAAGAAGCTAGGAAGGCCGAAGAAGCTAAGAAGGCAGAGGAAGCTAAGAAGGCAGAAGAAGCTAAGAAGGCAGAGGAAGCTAAGAAGGCAGAAGAAGCTAAGAAGGCAGAGGAAGCTAGGAAGGCAGAAGAAGCTAAGAAGGCCGAGGAGGCTAAGAAGGCAGAAGAAGCTAAGCGACCAGAAACAAATACTAAGAAACAAGAACTTTTGAAATTAGAGAAAAAAGTTATTAAAATTAAAGAACAAATCTCTATTTCAAAAATAAATGGTGTTGAAAATGATCAAGTAAAAGAATTGCAACAAGCTTTAGCAGACTATGAGGATGCTATTAAGACTCTAAGTAGTGTCATGTCAGCTGTTCTTGAAATTGAAGACTTTAAAGGTGGAGTGAACGCAGTGGAAGCTGCGACTGCAGAATTGCCAGAATACAACAAAGGTGTAAATGCGGTAGAAGCTGCTGTAAATGAACTCCCAGCCTATGGCGAAAGTGGCGCTCCAGCCGTAGCGAATGTTCCAGTTTATGGAGAAAGCGGTGCTCCGGCAGTAGCGAGTGTTCCAGCCTATGCAGAAAGTGGCGCCCCAGCCGTAGCAAATGTTCCAACTTACGGAGAAAGTGGTACACCAGTAGTAAACAACACTCTGCCTTATGCAGAAAGTGGCGCCCCAGCTGTAGCAAATGTTCCAGTTTATGCAGAAAGTGGTGCTCCGGCAGTGACTACTATTCCAGCCTATGCTGAAAAGATTGAACCT contains the following coding sequences:
- a CDS encoding SIALI-17 repeat-containing surface protein encodes the protein MDKKKVILTSLASAAVLGASVLVSQPSVVKADEGKAEEQAVAPAQPQAGTEGESGAQTEKGSENASPANPGATNPAKMTKEELMKALDELEEQAISDIEDKEAIEDKEAATEAVKEYIGKMYISDTLESGELSLDNIIAELPEGAEDKAVVTGPEAQTNKKLSTEEKALLDQAEKDAKEQVSQATDALVQALESLENAVIEDIKKDASITDKETAIKEAKEEIGKEDLLKAIADEDLEIGDVIVDWPADTSEHKTVVEPVSEFTDEDQAKLDEADKEAQVDAAKVRSDLIATLEKIERETIDDINKDATITDKEAAIKAAKEVIGKDAILKAIEEGELDASDLLADFLAEDSDQVSPAESKTQSQLSSQDQAKLATADKEAAEEAKKEEEAKQAAEDKAHSELLSTLEGIEKSTIDDINKDATITDKEAAIKAAKEVIGKDAILKAIEDGDIEASDLLADFLAEDSDQVTRAEAKTQSQLSSQDQSKLATADKEAAEEAAKVRTELLSTLEGIEKSTIDDINKDASITDKEAAIKAAKEVIGKDAILKAIEEGELDASDLLADFLAEESDQVTPAEAKTQSQLSSQDQATLAAADKEAAEEAKKEEEAKKAEEARKAEEARKAEEAKKAEEAKKAEEAKKAEEAKKAEEAKKAEEARKAEEAKKAEEAKKAEEAKRPETNTKKQELLKLEKKVIKIKEQISISKINGVENDQVKELQQALADYEDAIKTLSSVMSAVLEIEDFKGGVNAVEAATAELPEYNKGVNAVEAAVNELPAYGESGAPAVANVPVYGESGAPAVASVPAYAESGAPAVANVPTYGESGTPVVNNTLPYAESGAPAVANVPVYAESGAPAVTTIPAYAEKIEPAVNEVPEYTGSVAPLATSPTLGTEQDRTYKAPAATDEQFLPNTGSQDASAVASLGFVGLLLGLLPFAKRKLNK